Proteins from one Salmonella bongori NCTC 12419 genomic window:
- the cyaA gene encoding class I adenylate cyclase: protein MYLYIETLKQRLDAINQLRVDRALAAMGPAFQQVYSLLPTLLHYHHPLMPGYLDGNVPSGICFYTPDETQRHYLNELELYRGMTPQAPPKGELPITGVYTMGSTSSVGQSCSSDLDIWVCHQSWLDGEERQLLQRKCSLLESWAASLGVEVSFFLIDENRFRHNESGSLGGEDCGSTQHILLLDEFYRTAVRLAGKRILWSMVPCDEEEHYDDYVMTLYAQGVLTPNEWLDLGGLSSLSAEEYFGASLWQLYKSIDSPYKAVLKTLLLEAYSWEYPNPRLLAKDIKQRLHDGEIVSFGLDPYCMMLERVTEYLTAIEDPTRLDLVRRCFYLKVCEKLSRERACVGWRREVLSQLVSEWGWDDARLAMLDNRANWKIDRVREAHNELLDAMMQSYRNLIRFARRNNLSVSASPQDIGVLTRKLYAAFEALPGKVTLVNPQISPDLSEPNLTFIHVPPGRANRSGWYLYNRAPNMDSIISHQPLEYNRYLNKLVAWAWFNGLLTSRTHLFIKGNGIVDLPKLQEMVADVSHHFPLRLPAPTPKALYSPCEIRHLAIIVNLEYDPTAAFRNKVVHFDFRKLDVFSFGEEQNCLVGSIDLLYRNSWNEVRTLHFNGEQAMIEALKTILGKMHQDAAPPDSVEVFCYSQHLRGLIRTRVQQLVSECIELRLSSTRQETGRFKALRVSGQTWGLFFERLNVSVQKLENAIEFYGAISHNKLHGLSVQVETNHVKLPSVVDGFASEGIIQFFFEETGDAKGFNIYILDESNRAEVYHHCEGSKEELVRDVSRFYSSSHDRFTYGSSFINFNLPQFYQIVKTEGRAQVIPFRTQPLNAAPPANQDHDAPLLQQYFL, encoded by the coding sequence TTGTACCTCTATATTGAGACTCTGAAACAGAGACTGGATGCCATCAATCAACTGCGCGTGGATCGCGCGCTTGCTGCCATGGGGCCCGCTTTTCAGCAGGTTTACAGTCTTCTGCCGACATTATTGCATTATCACCATCCACTGATGCCGGGTTACCTTGATGGTAACGTTCCCAGCGGTATTTGTTTCTACACGCCTGATGAAACCCAACGCCATTATCTGAACGAACTTGAGCTGTACCGTGGTATGACGCCGCAGGCTCCGCCGAAAGGTGAACTGCCGATTACCGGCGTTTATACGATGGGTAGCACCTCTTCTGTCGGGCAGAGCTGCTCGTCCGATCTGGATATTTGGGTGTGTCACCAGTCCTGGCTCGACGGCGAAGAGCGTCAGTTGCTGCAGCGTAAGTGTAGCCTGCTGGAAAGCTGGGCCGCCTCGCTTGGCGTTGAGGTCAGTTTCTTCCTGATCGACGAAAACCGTTTCCGTCATAACGAAAGTGGCAGCCTGGGCGGCGAAGATTGCGGTTCTACGCAGCACATCTTGTTGCTTGATGAGTTTTATCGTACCGCGGTGCGCCTGGCCGGAAAACGTATCCTGTGGAGTATGGTGCCATGTGACGAAGAAGAGCATTATGACGACTATGTTATGACGCTCTACGCCCAGGGCGTGTTAACGCCAAACGAATGGCTGGATCTGGGGGGCTTAAGTTCACTCTCCGCTGAAGAGTACTTTGGCGCCAGTCTGTGGCAGTTGTACAAAAGCATCGACTCTCCGTACAAAGCAGTGCTGAAAACGCTGCTACTGGAAGCCTACTCATGGGAATACCCCAATCCACGCCTGCTGGCGAAAGATATAAAACAGCGCCTGCATGACGGCGAAATTGTCTCGTTTGGTCTCGATCCTTACTGCATGATGCTGGAACGGGTCACTGAATACCTGACGGCTATTGAAGATCCGACGCGGCTGGATTTAGTCCGCCGCTGTTTCTACCTGAAAGTGTGCGAGAAGTTAAGCCGCGAGCGCGCCTGCGTAGGCTGGCGCCGGGAAGTATTAAGCCAGTTAGTCAGCGAGTGGGGATGGGACGATGCGCGTCTGGCCATGCTTGATAATCGCGCGAACTGGAAAATCGATCGGGTGCGTGAAGCTCACAACGAATTGCTCGACGCAATGATGCAGAGCTATCGCAATCTGATACGCTTCGCGCGGCGCAACAACCTCAGCGTGAGCGCCAGCCCGCAGGATATCGGCGTACTGACGCGTAAGCTGTACGCCGCTTTTGAAGCGTTGCCGGGTAAAGTCACGCTGGTGAACCCGCAGATATCGCCGGATCTCTCTGAGCCGAATTTAACGTTTATCCATGTGCCGCCGGGGCGCGCCAATCGTTCAGGCTGGTATCTTTATAACCGTGCGCCGAACATGGACTCTATCATCAGCCATCAGCCGCTGGAATATAACCGTTATCTTAATAAGCTGGTGGCCTGGGCGTGGTTCAACGGCCTGCTGACGTCACGGACGCACCTGTTTATTAAGGGCAACGGGATTGTCGACTTGCCTAAGCTGCAGGAGATGGTGGCCGATGTTTCGCACCATTTCCCGCTGCGTTTGCCAGCGCCAACGCCAAAAGCGCTCTACAGCCCCTGTGAAATTCGTCATTTGGCGATTATCGTTAACCTCGAATATGACCCGACGGCGGCGTTTCGCAATAAAGTGGTGCATTTTGACTTCCGTAAGCTGGATGTTTTCAGCTTTGGCGAAGAGCAAAACTGTCTGGTAGGCAGTATCGACTTGCTGTATCGCAACTCATGGAATGAAGTGCGTACTTTGCACTTTAACGGCGAGCAGGCGATGATTGAGGCGTTGAAAACGATTTTGGGGAAAATGCACCAGGATGCCGCGCCGCCGGATAGCGTGGAGGTGTTCTGCTACAGCCAGCATCTTCGCGGCCTGATTCGCACCCGCGTGCAGCAACTGGTCTCCGAATGTATCGAGCTACGTCTTTCCAGCACCCGCCAGGAGACCGGTCGCTTTAAGGCGCTGCGTGTTTCCGGGCAGACGTGGGGGCTTTTCTTCGAACGCCTGAACGTCTCGGTACAGAAACTGGAAAACGCCATCGAATTCTACGGCGCTATTTCGCATAACAAACTACACGGCCTGTCGGTACAGGTCGAAACTAATCATGTGAAATTGCCGTCAGTGGTGGATGGCTTCGCCAGCGAAGGGATTATTCAGTTCTTTTTTGAAGAAACGGGCGATGCGAAAGGCTTTAATATTTATATACTGGACGAAAGTAACCGGGCGGAAGTATATCATCATTGCGAAGGTAGCAAGGAAGAACTGGTGCGCGACGTCAGCCGCTTCTATTCATCATCGCACGATCGCTTCACGTATGGCTCCAGCTTTATCAACTTTAACCTGCCGCAGTTCTACCAGATAGTGAAAACCGAGGGACGTGCGCAGGTCATTCCATTCCGTACGCAGCCCCTTAACGCGGCACCACCAGCTAACCAGGACCATGACGCACCGCTATTACAGCAGTATTTCTTATAG
- the cyaY gene encoding iron donor protein CyaY, producing MNDSEFHRLADALWLTIEERLDNWDGDSDIDCEINGGVLTLSFENGSKIIINRQEPLHQVWLATKQGGYHFDLKGDEWVCDRSGATFWHLLEQAATQQAGETVSFR from the coding sequence ATGAATGACAGTGAATTTCATCGCCTGGCTGACGCTCTGTGGCTAACCATTGAAGAGCGCCTTGATAACTGGGACGGCGATAGCGATATCGACTGCGAAATTAACGGCGGCGTGCTGACCCTCAGCTTTGAGAACGGCAGTAAGATCATTATTAATCGTCAGGAACCGCTGCATCAGGTGTGGCTGGCAACCAAACAGGGCGGCTATCATTTTGATTTGAAAGGCGACGAGTGGGTTTGCGATCGCAGCGGCGCCACCTTCTGGCATCTCCTGGAGCAGGCGGCAACGCAGCAGGCGGGCGAGACGGTAAGCTTCCGCTAA
- the lptM gene encoding LPS translocon maturation chaperone LptM, producing the protein MKNVFKAFAVLLTLFSLTGCGLKGPLYFPPADKNAPPPTKKVDSPTQSTMPDKNDRATGEGPSQVNY; encoded by the coding sequence ATGAAAAACGTGTTTAAGGCATTCGCTGTACTTCTGACTCTGTTCAGCCTGACGGGCTGCGGTTTGAAAGGGCCGCTCTATTTCCCGCCCGCTGATAAAAATGCGCCGCCGCCGACGAAAAAAGTCGATTCACCAACGCAGTCCACGATGCCCGATAAGAACGATCGCGCAACGGGAGAGGGGCCATCCCAGGTC